Within the Fusarium keratoplasticum isolate Fu6.1 chromosome 1, whole genome shotgun sequence genome, the region TTAACAAGTAACTGCTACCGGGTAAGACTAGATGGTTGATGATCTGAGTTGTGATCCTAGTCCTGAGTATGTCTATATCCTCCTGAGTTTATGAGTGGAGATATGTGAGTGCAACCCCCAACCGTCGCAGGATGCGCCTTTGGTGATACTCACCCTTAACCCCCGGCCTCGCTAGACAACTACCGTTTGATCGCCTCAAATCTTCAAACACCAACCTGTAACAGCACCCCTGTAGTTGTGACTTAACTCAGGGCGCTTAGAAACCCAAAGAGAACTACTCTTAATCACTCATTCAGAGACGCTTCCGTCCGCCCGTCCGTTTTGTGGCTTACACGGAGGCCGGAATGCTGCCTGTGCCGTTTCAATACGTGGACTCTGTGAGCAAGACGACGGTTCATCCGTTTCACAGGTATATGCCATCGTACGAGCTGATGAGTTTCTGGGACCACTTCATAGACTGTAGGCGATCTGCGCGCGAAGGCTGTCAATCTAGAGGTTCAAGATAAGGTTCACATTATGCGCATGAATGAGTATATAGACCGGCCTCAACTCCAGCATTGAGAGGaattcatcatcaccaactcaGTTCAAGCAGGCCTTCAACCTACACAGCCTCCTctcctttcctcctcttctcttcacgGCCTGGTGCCCAACTTTATTCTATCTCTTTTGCTTCCCGTCTAATCCACTCTCTCATCCTCCATTGCCAGCAGCGCCGGCGTGGATAATCCAATCCTTGACTCGTTCTGTCTTTGTATCCCTAGCTTTCCCAGCAGCCGGCCGCGGGAAAGCGAACCAGCTCTCCGTgaactacctacctactcCGGTCCCGCACTCCCCGATCAACCCTACGGCGTCTCTGCCGGTACTTGTCTCCCCCGAGTCCTCCCGCTCAAGCCCTCCGGCTACACCGTTCAGCCGCCGCCGTACTACCCTAGCCGGACAAACAGTCTCGAGGTCAAGCCTCTTCGTCTTGTTCGTGCATCTCGCAAGCGCCGACCTCCTAAGCgaccgccgccgccgccgagctATCAGGAGAGCTACTCGCACACTCTGTACAAGTCCGTGACGACGCTGAGCTTTGAATCACCCGATCCACCTCCCCCCTACTTTGAGAAAATGGCCACTCAGAACATCATGCCCAAGGTCGGTACCACGGCCCTCCCATCGGGCCAGGGCGCTCCGGGCTCCAGCCCCGGTAGCAGCCCTGCCCGGTCCGCCGATAACATCCTGGCTGACCTGCGCCGGCAGCTCGACGACTCGGCTTCCGAGGTTTCCAGCGTCGACTCCCAGggccgacgccgccgccgccgcaacAACAAGCAGCTCGCCACCCgggatggcatcaagaccGGGGCCGTGCTGCCCCGTCTCGCCGAGACCAAGCCCGTCCGCCTCCAGCTGGGACTGAACTtggatgtcgaggttgagctcaAGGCGCGCCTCCAGGGCGATGTGTCATTGACTCTACTGTAAGTCGCCATCACAGATTGCAGCCCGATGACATGTATCCGTGAGCTGACGAATGCGACCAGGCAATAGAGTAGAAAAGAAGCAGAGCGTTCGAAAGTCCACTGAGCTAAGACCCAACTTGGCTGGAGAAGTGTGTGCAGAAGAGATCTTCTTCATGCGTCTGGGCACGATGCGTCTCCGTCAGAAATGGCTGGATCGGGAGGTGAGCCAATCGCTCACTGCGTCGTTAATGCTGGTCATTGGCGTAGCTGGGTTTGTTATCGGCTTTCTCTCATGTAAACTGCTGGACTCGAGAAGGTTCATCGGTGCTGAGTAAACTAGGGATACCATTAATAAAAGCAATTTGGATGGGACACTGGTGCTTCATTTCGTGCTTGATAAACTACAAATGTTGAGACGTGAATAATGTTACTTTTCATGCTATTTCCATTTCATTTCTATCACCGACTCAGGCCTTGAGCCGTTGGTTATTAGATATATCGTCCTGAGCATCTTTTACTAGGAAACTGCACCGGGTTAGCCAAGGAACAATACAATTGACGGAGAAGTACTTACTTGTACCAAAGAATGGTTGGTCCAATGGTCATGAGATGCCACAAGCTGTGGGCATCAATGCAACCCAACCAAGGGGGGAAATCGAAGAGCTCCATGCTCATGGCAAATATGACCCAGGCCACCACAAAACCAGGCCAAGCCGCCCAAATACGCCTTGATTTCCTATACCTATCAACACTGAACCAAGTCCAGAGGGCATTCTGTCCAATGCCGGCGGCTACATTCGCCGCCATGTTGTACGTGTAGTCCCAATGAATAAACTTGAGGTACGAGACGTGGCATATGTAGAGGAAGACGCAGACCAGCGTCCAGCATCGAAGCACCGTTCGCCTCCGGGGAGTGCGCTTGTCGAGCCTGAAAACCCTGACGGTCGTGTAGTACAGGCCGTACAGCACGCTGGCGCCGGCGCCAAAGTAGTCGAGCTCCTCGGTGACCCGAAAATCGCGAGTATGGAAGATGGAGCTGAAGACCCACGAGGCAACACCGATACCCGCCAGCCATTCATAGAACGGAAGCATAGAGTACGACTTGGGTATCTGGGCCCGGATCTTTTTCCAGCCGTCCCAATGCGCCCACAGGTTGCCGAGTGAGAAGAGGACACTGAAGGGCTCCTGCATGCCAAGGAAGCGATAGAAGGGCCATTTGCCGTAGAACTGCTCGACAGAGAGACCCGAGGTCATGCGCTTGTTCGTAATTATGTGCTGGCAGGCATAATCGCATTCGCTGGCGCAAGTCCAGAGGAGTAGACGGTGGAGGACAGCTGTCGATCGCGGAAACAGACATCAGTCGAGGAAGCTCAAAAGACGGGATCGCGGGCACGTACGGATTGGAGTTTGAGGTTTATTAGGGGCGCAATTCTCAGATTTGCAGACCTACACCCACGCCATCAGTTTCTGGTGGCCAGCTTGGCAATGTGGACGAAAAACTCACCTTGAGACAGTTCTGGAACTCTGGCAACTTGTCGCCCGTTGAAGCACTAACGGTGGCAACAAAAGCGAGAATGAGGACGGTCAGGGAAAGGACTCGTGTCCATGGCCGCCCCCTCTGAGCTGCCATTGTAGAAGCATCGACCTCTATGCGGAGGAGACGGTGGAAAGAAGAATTATGCGACACGGCATGTGAGAGAGGGAAGATTGCTTGTGTCCGGGCGTTGGTGATGTGGAAGTTACTGCACCTCCACTACACGGGCGCGGGACACAGC harbors:
- a CDS encoding Post-GPI attachment to proteins factor 3; the encoded protein is MAAQRGRPWTRVLSLTVLILAFVATVSASTGDKLPEFQNCLKVCKSENCAPNKPQTPIPVLHRLLLWTCASECDYACQHIITNKRMTSGLSVEQFYGKWPFYRFLGMQEPFSVLFSLGNLWAHWDGWKKIRAQIPKSYSMLPFYEWLAGIGVASWVFSSIFHTRDFRVTEELDYFGAGASVLYGLYYTTVRVFRLDKRTPRRRTVLRCWTLVCVFLYICHVSYLKFIHWDYTYNMAANVAAGIGQNALWTWFSVDRYRKSRRIWAAWPGFVVAWVIFAMSMELFDFPPWLGCIDAHSLWHLMTIGPTILWYNFLVKDAQDDISNNQRLKA